Proteins from one Terriglobus sp. RCC_193 genomic window:
- a CDS encoding Na+/H+ antiporter, with protein MNLHVLQSLLLGLLIAIALIAGVARRLSVSYPIVLVLAGLFASFLPVVPDIPLPPNLVFLVFLPPLLFAAAWQTSWTDFKYNIVTISSLAVGLVFFTAIGVAVAAHYFLPEFDWRIGFLLGAVVSPTDAVAATSIARKIGMPKRIVDILEGESLLNDATGLLALEFGVDMLLRGAAPTLTEGVLRLLWLFVGGVGAGLLCGRVVVWFERYIDDGPVEIAVSFIVAYGSYLTAEAIHASGVIAVVVCGLFMSRMSATFFSPGVRLQITAVWDAAEFLLNGLVFLLLGMQIQPVLNGIRGFTRTQAVLYGLSFAAVLIALRLLWCFPMAHVTYRLRSRFQHQPEPKPSGSSIFVMGWTGMRGVVALAAANSLPNRLSNGQPFHQRNMIIFLTFCVILVTLVLQGLSLPALLRVLRLKNVPTSECDEGEARRILIRSAMGYLSTARNEDDPELHHAYDDLLHQYEHRLESIQDCGPGVPAQDRHARSMETILAETYRTERQQLIALRDEGRVDESVYRTLERELDLDESRLQSST; from the coding sequence GTGAACCTTCATGTCCTGCAATCCCTGCTCCTGGGGCTGCTGATTGCGATTGCACTGATCGCAGGAGTGGCACGGCGGCTTTCTGTCTCTTATCCCATCGTTCTGGTGCTGGCAGGATTGTTTGCCTCGTTTCTGCCGGTGGTTCCGGATATTCCGCTGCCGCCGAACCTGGTGTTTCTGGTCTTTCTGCCGCCGCTGCTGTTTGCGGCTGCGTGGCAAACGTCGTGGACAGATTTCAAATACAACATCGTCACTATCAGTTCGCTGGCGGTTGGGCTGGTGTTCTTCACCGCGATCGGCGTAGCGGTGGCGGCACATTATTTTCTGCCGGAGTTCGATTGGCGGATCGGCTTTCTGCTGGGTGCGGTGGTATCGCCTACAGATGCGGTTGCGGCCACCTCGATTGCTCGCAAGATCGGCATGCCGAAACGCATTGTGGACATCCTGGAGGGTGAGAGCCTGCTGAACGACGCCACAGGCCTGCTTGCGCTGGAGTTTGGCGTGGACATGCTGCTGCGCGGCGCCGCACCTACGCTTACGGAAGGCGTTCTTCGGCTGCTGTGGTTGTTTGTGGGTGGTGTGGGCGCGGGGCTGCTGTGCGGTCGGGTGGTGGTGTGGTTTGAACGCTACATCGACGACGGGCCGGTGGAGATTGCCGTTTCCTTCATCGTGGCCTATGGCTCGTATCTGACGGCCGAGGCTATACATGCCTCCGGCGTGATTGCCGTGGTGGTGTGCGGCCTGTTCATGAGCCGCATGAGTGCGACGTTCTTTTCGCCCGGGGTGCGGTTGCAGATTACCGCGGTGTGGGATGCGGCTGAGTTTCTGCTGAACGGTCTGGTCTTCCTGTTGCTGGGTATGCAGATACAGCCTGTGCTGAACGGCATCCGTGGATTCACCCGCACGCAGGCTGTTCTTTATGGTCTTAGCTTCGCGGCGGTACTGATCGCGCTGCGTTTGCTGTGGTGTTTCCCCATGGCGCACGTCACGTACCGGTTGCGCAGCCGTTTTCAACATCAACCGGAGCCGAAGCCTTCGGGTAGCAGCATCTTCGTGATGGGATGGACAGGAATGCGTGGCGTGGTGGCGCTGGCTGCTGCGAACTCGCTACCCAATCGGCTTTCCAATGGCCAACCATTTCACCAGCGCAACATGATCATCTTCCTCACGTTCTGCGTCATCCTGGTGACGCTGGTGCTGCAGGGGCTTTCGCTACCGGCACTGCTGCGTGTGTTGCGGTTGAAGAATGTTCCCACCAGCGAGTGCGATGAAGGAGAAGCACGCCGCATCCTGATCCGGAGCGCGATGGGCTATCTGTCCACGGCGCGCAATGAGGATGATCCCGAGCTGCATCATGCATACGACGATCTGCTGCATCAGTACGAACATCGGCTGGAGTCTATCCAGGATTGCGGACCGGGTGTGCCAGCGCAGGATCGTCATGCGCGTTCCATGGAGACCATTCTTGCGGAGACGTACCGAACAGAGCGTCAGCAATTGATCGCATTGCGCGATGAGGGGCGTGTGGACGAAAGCGTCTACCGTACCCTGGAGCGCGAACTGGATCTGGACGAAAGCAGGCTGCAGAGTTCCACGTAG
- a CDS encoding polyprenyl synthetase family protein, whose translation MSVDFSQLVQEGVAQTDAALERLLPGPDAQPHNIHRAMRHSVFAGGKRLRPMLVLESARMISGILPDGAADVGAAVEMLHTYSLIHDDLPALDNDDLRRGKPTCHVVYGEAMAILAGDALQTLAYETLAKLPGDALAKIEIVKEVAIATGTGVGYDGLAPGMIGGQVWDIEGEGSKPTAERVEAIHRSKTGALITVSIVAGGLIGGASADEVASLRRFGQKAGLAFQIVDDVLDMTQSSEELGKTAGKDTATDKATWPAVFGIESSRTTAAELLRDALAELDRFGANADRLKAVARALVERTH comes from the coding sequence ATGTCTGTAGATTTTTCGCAACTCGTTCAGGAAGGCGTGGCCCAGACCGACGCAGCGTTGGAACGCCTGCTGCCCGGCCCGGATGCGCAGCCGCACAATATCCATCGCGCCATGCGTCACAGCGTCTTCGCGGGCGGCAAACGCCTGCGCCCGATGCTGGTGCTGGAGTCCGCACGCATGATCAGCGGCATACTACCCGATGGCGCAGCCGACGTCGGTGCAGCCGTCGAGATGCTGCACACCTATTCGCTCATCCACGATGATCTGCCCGCGCTGGACAACGACGATCTGCGACGCGGCAAGCCCACCTGCCACGTGGTCTACGGCGAAGCTATGGCCATCCTCGCAGGCGACGCATTGCAGACGCTGGCCTACGAGACACTTGCCAAGCTGCCGGGCGACGCACTTGCAAAGATCGAAATCGTGAAGGAAGTCGCCATTGCCACCGGTACCGGCGTCGGTTACGACGGCCTGGCGCCCGGCATGATCGGCGGCCAGGTATGGGACATTGAAGGCGAAGGCAGCAAGCCCACCGCCGAGCGCGTGGAAGCGATTCATCGCTCCAAGACTGGCGCGCTCATCACCGTCTCCATCGTTGCCGGTGGACTCATCGGTGGTGCCTCTGCCGATGAAGTCGCCAGCCTCCGCCGCTTCGGACAGAAGGCCGGGCTCGCCTTCCAGATCGTCGACGACGTGCTGGACATGACACAGAGCAGCGAAGAACTGGGTAAGACCGCAGGCAAAGACACAGCCACCGACAAAGCCACATGGCCCGCCGTCTTCGGCATTGAAAGCAGCCGCACAACCGCTGCAGAACTGCTGCGGGATGCGCTTGCGGAACTCGATCGCTTTGGCGCAAATGCTGATCGCCTGAAGGCCGTGGCCCGCGCTCTGGTGGAGCGCACACACTAA
- a CDS encoding metal-sulfur cluster assembly factor, with the protein MLTEDDVRNALRVCFDPELQVNIVDLGLVYGIHITRDEDAPGYEPRYLVHIALTMRAPNDEREALLIGQVQNRLAGMREVSRSTVEVVWEPAWSADRMTPAARQQLGLDRPAKQGLINITL; encoded by the coding sequence ATGCTTACCGAAGACGATGTTCGCAATGCGCTCCGTGTCTGCTTTGACCCGGAACTACAGGTGAACATCGTCGATCTCGGCCTCGTCTACGGCATCCACATCACACGCGACGAAGACGCGCCAGGCTACGAGCCGCGTTACCTCGTCCACATCGCGCTCACCATGCGTGCACCGAATGACGAACGCGAAGCCCTGCTCATTGGCCAGGTGCAGAACCGCCTGGCAGGCATGCGCGAAGTCAGCCGCTCCACAGTTGAAGTTGTGTGGGAACCAGCATGGTCTGCCGACCGCATGACGCCTGCGGCGCGTCAGCAGCTAGGCCTAGATCGCCCCGCAAAACAAGGCCTCATCAACATCACGTTGTAA